In Sphingopyxis sp. CCNWLW2, a single window of DNA contains:
- a CDS encoding MAPEG family protein: protein MPESLLAPGAVLALWTLIMLGWVAATRFPALAKSGIDLKAAPPGGRGADLENILPPQVNWKSHNYTHLLEQPTLFYAVILFLRLSGGSTDLTRGLAWAYVVLRIVHSLWQARVNRVPVRFAIFGLSTFCLLALSLLAVIATLG, encoded by the coding sequence TGGACACTCATCATGCTCGGCTGGGTCGCCGCGACGCGGTTTCCGGCGCTCGCCAAATCGGGCATCGATCTGAAAGCCGCACCGCCGGGCGGCCGCGGCGCCGACCTCGAGAATATCCTGCCGCCGCAGGTGAACTGGAAATCGCATAATTACACGCATCTGCTCGAACAGCCGACGCTCTTCTATGCGGTGATCCTTTTCCTGCGCCTTTCGGGCGGCAGCACAGATCTCACCCGCGGCCTTGCATGGGCCTATGTCGTTCTGCGGATCGTCCACAGCCTGTGGCAGGCGCGCGTGAACCGCGTGCCGGTTCGCTTTGCGATCTTCGGGCTGTCGACCTTTTGCCTGCTCGCATTGTCGTTGCTGGCGGTTATTGCCACTTTGGGTTGA
- a CDS encoding MAPEG family protein codes for MENNAILGPVAALALWSMVMWVWMYATRIPAMSRAKIDAAKMVGGTGKGLDDVLPQEVQWKAHNYNHLMEQPTIFYAVALALAIGGMGGGLNAQIAWAYVALRIVHSLIQATVNRVMWRFGIFALASLALLALCVHAFIGFVLH; via the coding sequence ATGGAAAATAATGCAATATTGGGGCCGGTCGCGGCGCTCGCGCTCTGGTCGATGGTCATGTGGGTATGGATGTACGCGACGCGCATCCCCGCGATGAGCCGCGCCAAGATCGACGCAGCCAAGATGGTCGGCGGCACCGGCAAGGGGCTCGACGATGTGCTGCCGCAAGAAGTTCAGTGGAAGGCGCACAACTATAACCATCTGATGGAACAGCCGACGATCTTCTACGCCGTCGCGCTTGCGCTGGCGATCGGCGGCATGGGCGGCGGGCTCAACGCGCAGATCGCGTGGGCCTATGTGGCCTTGCGCATCGTCCACAGCCTGATTCAGGCGACGGTCAACCGCGTGATGTGGCGTTTCGGCATCTTCGCGCTGGCGAGCCTCGCGTTACTGGCGCTGTGTGTCCACGCCTTCATCGGTTTCGTGTTGCATTGA